Proteins from one Candidatus Cloacimonadota bacterium genomic window:
- a CDS encoding response regulator transcription factor produces MSKKTIAVVDDEPDIVELIQYHLEKEKYHTDAFYDGESFLEYLRHTIPDLVILDLMLPSIDGLEICRKIRANDSLKNIPIIMLTAKGTEIDKIVGLEMGADDYVVKPFSPRELVARVKAVLRRSGDKQKADHQNLIKYEDLVLDLDTYEARFKNEVIEFTTTEFKLLSIIMSHPGWVYSRNKLLDMLWGEDKVVLDRTIDVHIQKIRKKLGTVGDRIKSVRGVGYKLEK; encoded by the coding sequence ATGAGTAAAAAAACGATCGCAGTTGTGGATGACGAGCCTGATATCGTTGAACTCATCCAATACCACCTGGAAAAGGAAAAATACCATACTGATGCATTTTATGACGGGGAGTCATTCCTTGAATATCTAAGACATACAATTCCAGATCTGGTAATTCTGGACTTGATGCTTCCCTCTATCGATGGGCTTGAGATTTGTAGAAAGATACGGGCAAATGATAGTCTTAAAAATATACCGATCATCATGCTGACAGCAAAGGGAACAGAAATTGATAAGATCGTTGGGCTTGAGATGGGAGCGGATGATTATGTAGTAAAGCCCTTCAGCCCGAGAGAACTTGTAGCACGAGTTAAAGCTGTTCTGAGAAGAAGTGGAGACAAACAGAAAGCTGACCATCAAAATCTCATCAAATATGAAGATCTTGTGCTTGATCTCGATACGTATGAAGCGCGGTTTAAAAATGAAGTGATCGAGTTTACAACAACCGAATTCAAGTTACTTTCCATTATTATGTCTCATCCCGGATGGGTGTATTCGAGAAATAAACTCCTTGATATGCTCTGGGGTGAAGATAAGGTCGTACTTGACAGAACAATAGATGTACATATTCAGAAAATAAGAAAGAAGCTGGGTACGGTTGGAGATCGAATAAAATCTGTTCGAGGTGTTGGCTACAAGCTTGAAAAATAG